AAGGGGTATATGCAGCACTTATACTCCTTTGCCACCAAGTAAtttacttatacccctttgccaccaacccaaGTGTCATTTCCAGTAAGAAGTAGTTTTTTTAATCgggacgaaaaattaaaaaaaaagtggcatTTAATTTGCATTTGGAAAGCAAATCCTGTTTGATAATTTACCATCAACAGTAAATCATTTCATTCCATTTAGTGATAACTCTagtgatcaaattttatattctatTTTCTATTCTAACcccaataaataaatgaataaatgaattcCTGGTTTCTGGTCATAATTATATGGAGAATGCCACAAATTTTAGGCTATGCTCAATATGTATTTGTATGAGATGATCGGGTTAACGTTGAAGCGCTTGTCGTTAATGTACTGTTAATCATCACCTAATGAGCCGAAGTCCATTTCCAATATCCAATTTACCAGGAAAAGATGCAGGAAACATGCAATGATCgaaaattcatagaaaaataCCAACTGAGAAGACAAGGTTGATCTTTAGACATGAAACCTCTCGATTAACTGTACCAGGGTACATTTCCCATCATAACAGTAAAAAATGAATACGTTCATAAATAATTTGACTTTCATCTGATTAAATCCCTGTGTTTTCTGAATCATGCCAACAAGACAAAATCACCTGAAAATGGAAATTTGTTGGTGGctaaggggtataagtgaatttatatggagccaaaggggtataagtgcaaaaattaaaaatcatgtgTCGCCTCAATTAACGTcaaataaacgttgtttttctaaaaaaaaatgatgtcaaatgatttgtttttattttagaagaccaaactcattgaaaaatttcattaaaaatatctatggaatttaTTAGAACATATCGAACTTTGagtgtttttttctcgaaatcagcttttatgcacttatacccctttggctctaagggcctcatatCTAAAATTAACAACTCAATCGAGTCATTTCAGAGGCCGGTCGAGAATCCTCAGAAAAACTGAAACTAAAAACGAaataattcaggaaaaataggAATCTGGAAAATAGCATTTATGGAAATCTGAGCGTTTATTTTATAATCTCCATAATTGCTATTTTCTAGTTCCCtactttttcctatttttttttgtttttcagaggATTTGTGACCTGGCTCGAAAAATACTCGAGTGAGTggaattttgacgattttggaatattttgagGCGTTAATTTACAGTATTCACTTTTGTACGAAATTACCGATTTACTCAGCTTCAATACCGTATTGGAAGGAGTAAGCACGTGGCAAACCAAATTTCTTCACGAAAAATTGCAAGTTATGTTGAAGAacaatcgaacaaaaaatccaTTTGGATAATAGTTGAGTTGAGAAACTCCACGCTTGAGGATCTAAAGACCTGTCATGCACTCAATAACTTTTTATCTGTTGTTACTTTTTGTCCGGTTACACGTTTTCTACaaaatgtttgcaaattttctgaTGCTTAAATATTATTTCTAACTTAAAACATGCGTAGAAACTTTGTTAGGATTTTCGAAATCATGAATGTGAGCCCTAGTGGCtgcttcaatttattttttacattttttggagATATGGAGAAAAGTTATGAGTGCTTGGAAGGcctttcaattttgaaacatgAAGTTTTCCAAGTCAACGATTGGGAATAAAAACGCTAAGATTtggtctcaaataaattttttttatcgcgaCTATagacataacaaaaattaatggCTTTTACTAAGAACTATATCTAGTATCGTTCATGTGCCGAACCTCAAACTTTCTGAACAAATCGGTTCATTTGTTTTCATTCAGCGAACCCCAAAGATAATTCCGAACAACTGCACGTGCCTCCAGCCCATGTGACCGAATAGGTACCGACCTATCGCTCGTCAATGTTGCAAGCCAACAATATAATGCAGCTGACCAGAAAATTCCTGTTCTTTGTATATTGATACAACTGCTCCAGAATGGACCACAACCACGATTCGACACGTAGACTTCTTCTGACTCTCATAAAACACTGTCAGTCTAGCGAAAAATTCCACTAGTAGATTTCGAGCCAGTAATCAGCATAGTTTAGTTCTCGGTGGACACAGGGCACGTAATGGAGCAACTTAAGCTTGGCGGGGTGTTAATTTTAGTGTTGGGGTTGTTGGAGTTTGTCCGATTGGAAGCTGTGTCCAAACTTAATCCGTATCCTCCGGTGGTAGCGATTTATGGTCCAAGGAATAAGTTTGTTTGCAATGGAGTTATTGTGGATAAGGGGAGGGTTTTAGTGGCTGCAGATTGTCTAACGTTCGTGCGCAATGATTCTGAAGTTCTGGGAGCTTCAGAAGATTTCCACGTTGTGATGGAAACTCACAACATCGACCTGTTCGAAAAGGGAAAAGCAATGAGTGGTCACGGGAAGTATGTAGACACGGCGTTGGATCACTACGTTTCGGTTGAAAGCTTCACAGTTCATCCTAATGCAACGGGTCCATATGCTTATGACGTCGCAATGCTGGAAGTAACAGAAGATCGTCCGTTTGATCGTTCGGCAATTGCAGAAATCGTCGAGGAAGATGTTCGTACGTCAGGCCTGAACAGTGTTGTTCAAATCTACGGATGGGGAACCTTGAGTACCGGAGAATCTAACGAAGATAAGCAGGAATATTTCAAAACCCGAGTCGTCGAAATGTATCTGGTGCCAGCGAAGAACTGCTCGGTTGTCGGCGATGTATTCTTACTCGATCAACATCTTTGCATGTTTCCTGTAAATAATGTTACTATTTGTGCAGTGAGTTGCCtcaattttccttaaaaacaaaatgaatctaatttatttaaactttttgtagGGCTTCAGTGGTGCACCAATCGTGCTGAATGGAAAACTGATCGGCATAGTCGCTTTTGGGGATGAATCCTGTGATCTTACATCGCCAGTGATCGGAACCAGTTTGGAGattttcaaggaatttattCTGCCGAAAAGTTGGTTCAGCCAGATCATTGAACATATGAAAATCTTTTTCGGTAGCATCGCGagctttttctcttttttctgaAAGCAAAACCTGATACATGGGTGAGGGTGTAG
This sequence is a window from Uranotaenia lowii strain MFRU-FL chromosome 3, ASM2978415v1, whole genome shotgun sequence. Protein-coding genes within it:
- the LOC129757448 gene encoding chymotrypsin-1-like encodes the protein MEQLKLGGVLILVLGLLEFVRLEAVSKLNPYPPVVAIYGPRNKFVCNGVIVDKGRVLVAADCLTFVRNDSEVLGASEDFHVVMETHNIDLFEKGKAMSGHGKYVDTALDHYVSVESFTVHPNATGPYAYDVAMLEVTEDRPFDRSAIAEIVEEDVRTSGLNSVVQIYGWGTLSTGESNEDKQEYFKTRVVEMYLVPAKNCSVVGDVFLLDQHLCMFPVNNVTICAGFSGAPIVLNGKLIGIVAFGDESCDLTSPVIGTSLEIFKEFILPKSWFSQIIEHMKIFFGSIASFFSFF